In one window of Hymenobacter nivis DNA:
- a CDS encoding transposase has product MKKSRFSEAQVLGILRQQDQGQTVVQICREHGISEPTFYAWKSKLGGMSVRELQRLKHLEDENRRLKQLYAELSLEHPVIKGVLRKK; this is encoded by the coding sequence ATGAAAAAGAGTCGCTTTAGCGAGGCCCAGGTTCTGGGTATTTTGCGCCAACAGGACCAGGGTCAGACGGTGGTTCAGATTTGCCGGGAGCACGGCATTAGTGAGCCCACGTTTTACGCGTGGAAAAGCAAGTTGGGGGGCATGAGCGTGCGCGAATTGCAGCGCCTCAAGCACTTGGAAGACGAAAACCGCCGCCTTAAACAGCTCTATGCCGAGTTGAGTCTGGAACACCCGGTTATCAAGGGGGTGTTGCGAAAAAAGTAG
- a CDS encoding IS3 family transposase, protein MGLARGSYAPPPGGGRGGIQPAEDVLVARLRALVKRHGGWGFWKYYYHLRKLRVVVNHKCLWRIYQLMNLQFGKRRKKKRLPERVKRPLEVPTQPNVCWSLDFMSDALTGGRRFRTLNVIEDWNWEVLGIEVDFSLSATRVVALLTMLVHRHGIPARIRVDNGPELISQVLQAWCQAQGIDLHWIQPASPMQNAYIERFNGSFRRDLLNAYLFTSLRQVREQCQRWQYDYNHLRPHQALNFLTPIEFRQAA, encoded by the coding sequence GTGGGCCTGGCCCGCGGCAGCTACGCCCCGCCCCCAGGTGGGGGCCGTGGGGGAATTCAACCCGCTGAGGACGTACTTGTTGCCCGGCTGCGGGCACTAGTGAAGCGGCACGGTGGCTGGGGCTTTTGGAAATACTACTACCACCTGCGCAAACTACGGGTCGTGGTCAATCACAAGTGCCTGTGGCGTATCTATCAACTCATGAACTTGCAATTCGGCAAGCGGCGGAAAAAGAAACGCCTGCCCGAGCGGGTAAAACGGCCCCTGGAAGTGCCCACGCAGCCCAACGTGTGCTGGTCCTTAGACTTTATGAGCGATGCGCTGACCGGTGGCCGCCGCTTCCGCACCCTGAACGTAATCGAGGACTGGAACTGGGAAGTGCTCGGCATCGAGGTCGATTTTTCGCTGTCCGCCACGCGGGTCGTCGCCTTGCTCACTATGCTGGTCCACCGCCACGGCATCCCGGCCCGCATCCGGGTCGATAATGGTCCGGAGCTTATCAGCCAGGTGCTCCAGGCCTGGTGTCAGGCCCAGGGGATTGACTTGCACTGGATTCAGCCCGCGAGTCCGATGCAAAACGCCTACATTGAACGCTTTAACGGCTCTTTTCGCAGGGATCTGCTCAACGCCTACCTCTTCACCAGCCTGCGCCAGGTGCGCGAACAATGCCAGCGTTGGCAGTACGATTACAACCACCTGCGGCCCCATCAGGCCCTTAACTTCTTAACGCCCATCGAGTTTCGACAAGCTGCCTGA
- a CDS encoding formate/nitrite transporter family protein encodes MHQPPHSTSPSVTAQEEHQEAKERSAPSSKVIHEAILKEGQEELARTSAALFWSGLAAGLSMGLSMIAKGVMMHYLPDSPGRLLVANLGYSLGFLVVVLGRQQLFTENTLTPILPLLEERTWRSLWNVLRLWGVVLVANLLGCLALALVVAHTDTFEPAIRAEFAHMGQEVLAPSFGIVLIRGIFAGWMIALMVWILPFADTGRIWVIIVITYVVGICQFSHVIAGTIEAFTLAASGGVSWGQALGGFTVPALLGNILGGVLLVAGLNNAQVVANDPDDNAAG; translated from the coding sequence ATGCATCAGCCCCCTCATTCTACCAGTCCGTCAGTAACTGCTCAGGAAGAGCATCAGGAAGCCAAAGAGCGTAGCGCGCCGTCCAGTAAAGTTATCCACGAAGCTATTCTCAAAGAAGGCCAGGAGGAACTAGCCCGCACGTCGGCCGCGCTGTTCTGGTCGGGGCTGGCGGCAGGCCTGTCGATGGGCCTGTCGATGATAGCGAAGGGGGTGATGATGCATTACCTGCCTGATTCGCCCGGGCGCCTGCTGGTGGCTAACCTGGGCTATAGTCTGGGCTTTTTGGTCGTGGTACTGGGGCGGCAGCAGCTGTTCACCGAAAATACGCTCACCCCGATTCTGCCGCTGCTGGAAGAGCGTACCTGGCGTAGCCTGTGGAACGTGTTGCGTTTGTGGGGCGTGGTGCTGGTGGCCAATTTGCTGGGCTGTCTGGCCTTGGCCCTGGTCGTGGCGCATACCGACACGTTCGAGCCAGCCATCCGGGCCGAGTTTGCCCACATGGGGCAGGAGGTGCTGGCCCCCAGCTTCGGCATCGTGTTGATACGCGGCATCTTTGCCGGCTGGATGATTGCCTTGATGGTGTGGATATTGCCTTTTGCCGACACGGGACGCATCTGGGTGATTATCGTTATCACGTACGTCGTAGGCATCTGCCAATTCAGCCACGTTATTGCCGGTACAATAGAGGCGTTTACGTTGGCCGCGTCGGGTGGGGTATCCTGGGGGCAGGCGTTGGGCGGCTTCACAGTGCCGGCGCTGCTGGGCAACATTCTGGGCGGGGTACTGCTGGTGGCTGGCCTCAACAACGCGCAGGTAGTTGCCAACGACCCCGACGACAACGCTGCTGGATAG
- a CDS encoding transposase family protein, producing MCDDTQYLHYLSPTESGRTHDKKIAAEHPLHLPVGSVLRQDLGLLGPAPAGVVVGMPHKKPPKGGLTFSQLIYNQMLSPLRVVIEHVHSGIKRLRMVRDKVRVRGDWFRDTVVVVACGLHNLRVRSPHRAHLAHGRTNLDK from the coding sequence TTGTGCGACGACACGCAGTACCTGCACTACCTCTCGCCCACCGAATCCGGGCGGACGCACGACAAAAAAATAGCCGCCGAGCACCCCTTGCACTTGCCGGTGGGCAGTGTGCTGCGGCAGGATTTGGGCCTGCTGGGCCCCGCCCCGGCCGGGGTCGTGGTGGGAATGCCCCACAAGAAGCCCCCGAAAGGGGGGTTGACGTTTTCACAACTTATTTACAACCAAATGTTAAGCCCCTTGCGGGTAGTCATTGAACACGTTCACAGCGGCATCAAGCGCTTGCGCATGGTCCGCGACAAAGTGCGGGTGCGCGGCGACTGGTTTCGTGATACGGTCGTGGTGGTAGCCTGCGGCCTGCACAACCTGCGCGTGCGCAGCCCGCACCGGGCTCACCTCGCACACGGGCGCACGAATCTTGACAAGTAA